Proteins from one Mycobacterium sp. SMC-2 genomic window:
- a CDS encoding NAD(P)/FAD-dependent oxidoreductase yields the protein MTSRQARWRYGVGRLRAATRRRRSPRVAIIGAGFGGIAAAVALRRRGIDDLVIIEGADGVGGTWRRNTYPGAACDVQSHLYSFSFALNRNWSRTYARQPEILAYLESVVDDFDLRRHLNLRTYVRSARWDNGGRQWELQLQQANGDSVTTLRADVVVSAVGLFGAPRLPDIEGLTGYRGHLMHTSAWDPGVDLTGRKVAVIGTGASAVQVVPELARIASGVTVFQRTPPWMVPKDDRPFSPQELARFRRHPWAARRERWRIWKQFHDFTGNAVEDPQVASRSQVASSFLERTVADERLRLALTPDYPFRCKRVLLGDDYYLALQKDHVDLVTEPIARVTETSIATVSGELVEPDAIVCATGFQTSRYLAGIEVIGRGGESLHERWGDDPSAYLGVAVSGFPNFFMLYGPNTNQGGNSIVYILEAGARLVAGAVSRVARRGGYLDVRPEAEKRYNDQLSEDLERSIWTKCDSYFRSPTGRIVTQWPYTELEYARRTWRLRRRDWLLAQAEVDDPADQAAGGQVGVGVVDVVEPIALGDHLVEE from the coding sequence GTGACCAGTCGGCAGGCCCGCTGGCGTTACGGGGTCGGCCGGCTACGGGCGGCGACCCGGCGCCGGCGCTCACCCAGGGTGGCGATCATCGGCGCCGGTTTCGGTGGCATTGCCGCGGCAGTAGCGCTGCGCCGCAGAGGAATTGACGACTTGGTGATCATTGAAGGCGCGGACGGTGTGGGGGGAACCTGGCGACGCAACACCTATCCCGGCGCCGCCTGCGACGTGCAAAGCCATCTGTACTCGTTCTCGTTCGCGCTGAACCGGAACTGGAGCCGTACTTACGCTCGGCAGCCCGAGATTCTGGCGTACCTGGAGTCGGTGGTCGACGACTTCGACCTGCGCCGCCACCTGAACTTGCGGACTTATGTGCGGAGTGCGCGCTGGGATAACGGCGGTCGGCAGTGGGAATTGCAGCTGCAACAGGCGAATGGCGACAGCGTCACCACGTTGCGCGCCGATGTCGTGGTCAGCGCCGTCGGGCTGTTCGGCGCTCCCAGGCTCCCCGACATCGAGGGCCTGACCGGCTACCGCGGCCACCTGATGCACACCTCGGCGTGGGATCCTGGCGTGGACTTGACCGGCAGGAAAGTCGCGGTGATCGGCACCGGCGCCAGCGCGGTGCAGGTGGTGCCGGAACTGGCTCGAATCGCCTCGGGTGTAACCGTGTTCCAGCGGACGCCCCCATGGATGGTACCCAAGGACGACCGTCCGTTCAGTCCTCAGGAGCTGGCGAGGTTTCGCCGCCATCCGTGGGCGGCGCGCAGGGAACGATGGCGAATCTGGAAGCAGTTCCACGACTTCACCGGAAACGCGGTCGAAGACCCGCAGGTGGCAAGCCGTTCACAGGTCGCAAGCTCGTTTCTCGAGCGCACCGTCGCCGACGAACGGCTTCGCCTCGCCCTGACTCCCGACTATCCATTCCGCTGCAAGCGGGTGCTACTCGGCGACGACTACTATCTGGCGCTGCAGAAGGACCACGTCGATCTGGTGACCGAACCGATCGCCCGAGTTACCGAGACGTCGATCGCCACTGTCAGCGGCGAATTGGTGGAGCCCGACGCCATCGTGTGCGCCACCGGATTCCAAACGAGCCGCTACCTTGCCGGCATCGAGGTCATCGGAAGGGGCGGCGAAAGTCTGCACGAGCGATGGGGCGACGACCCCAGCGCATACCTGGGCGTCGCGGTGAGCGGCTTCCCGAACTTCTTCATGCTCTACGGTCCCAACACCAACCAGGGCGGCAACTCGATCGTCTACATCCTCGAGGCCGGCGCGCGGCTGGTTGCCGGCGCGGTCAGCCGGGTGGCGCGCAGGGGCGGCTACCTCGATGTCCGTCCCGAAGCCGAAAAGCGCTACAACGACCAGCTTTCCGAGGACCTGGAGCGCAGCATCTGGACGAAGTGCGACAGCTACTTCCGTTCGCCCACCGGCCGGATCGTCACCCAATGGCCGTACACCGAGCTGGAGTACGCCCGCCGGACCTGGCGGCTGCGACGCCGAGACTGGTTGCTAGCCCAGGCCGAAGTCGATGACCCCGCGGATCAGGCGGCCGGCGGTCAGGTCGGCGTAGGCGTCGTTGACGTCGTCGAGCCGATAGCGCTTGGTGATCATCTCGTCGAGGAGTAG